In Marasmius oreades isolate 03SP1 chromosome 3, whole genome shotgun sequence, a single window of DNA contains:
- a CDS encoding uncharacterized protein (MEROPS:MER0043475) — protein MTPRVVRIALFLCDTPIPSVLSTHGDYTRIFQALLHQTRPADSEYLLDPYDVVNKMEYPTDSKLKEYDAIMLTGSAASAYSDVPWITKLVSYIARFGDLSTNPNPQLKLIGVCFGHQIIAMALGGTCERTPGARWEIGPTPIKLTQLGKEVFDVEDDELNIQQMHRDYVPCIPSQFHLLASTDTTMNQGMVRFFDSESPTSHDTTQIQILTVQGHPEFTEPIVTEILKARHAMGVVDDATRDDVTRRKDWRNDGHIVVRTVWRILGE, from the exons ATGACTCCTAGGGTCGTCAGGATAGCGCTTTTCCTTTGCGACACCCCAATTCCCTCAGTTCTGTCCACCCATGGAGATTATACTAGGATCTTTCAAGCTCTTCTCCATCAGACACGACCCGCCGACTCTGAGTATCTTCTGGATCCCTATGATGTCGTGAACAAGATGGAATATCCCACCGATTCAAAACTGAAGGAATACGATGCGATTATGCTCACTGGATCTG CTGCAAGTGCATACTCCGATGTTCCTTGGATAACCAAGCTGGTCTCTTACATCGCACGTTTTGGTGATCTGTCAACGAATCCAAATCCTCAACTGAAGCTGATCG GTGTATGTTTTGGTCACCAAATTATTGCCATGGCTCTTGGTGGAACATGCGAGCGTACACCGGGTGCCAGATGGGAGATTGGACCGACCCCCATAAAGCTAACTCAGCTGGGAAAAGAAGTATTCGATGTGGAAGACGACGAGCTG AATATCCAACAAATGCACAGAGATTACGTTCCCTGTATCCCATCCCAATTCCATCTCCTTGCATCCACAGATACCACAATGAATCAAGGAATGGTACGGTTCTTCGATTCGGAATCGCCGACGTCTCATGACACCACACAAATCCAAATTTTAACTGTGCAAGGCCACCCCGAGTTCACTGAGCCCATCGTCACGGAAATATTGAAGGCAAGGCATGCGATGGGCGTGGTAGATGATGCCACGAGGGACGACGTAACTAGGAGAAAGGATTGGAGAAATGATGGTCATATAGTTGTACGTACCGTGTGGAGGATTCTTGGAGAGTAG
- a CDS encoding uncharacterized protein (CAZy:GH95) — protein sequence MAGGLPSLLDSFSSARDLSALVHLFWFKTMHFLLEAAVTFGILMRSTSWAAPPGFPPSGNGLWYRTPSANWSKTYLPVGNGYLAAMSSGGTSVELTQLNIESLWTGGPFFDPSYNGGNKQPGEAPETADALKRYQHSIFSSSIGETNDVSSLMTDAGAYGSYAGAGYLVSTVQSTGEQTDFFRWLDLDEGVARATWTESGTTFIRETFCSHPKQACVQHIATTRRSTLPNITHSFSSRLQPDLPTFNVTCMDSATLMVRGRIGGSFGMQYELLGRVHSSGGSINCSPSSSLDSPSFPNATIIISGASEAWITWVGGTEFSQDAGNVGHSFSFRGPDPHDDLVGLLPVATLIYGQVFSEHVQDFKAVLWDKFSLSLGQTPQLEIPTDQIRAAYTLDEGNPYLEWLTFNYGRYMLASSARGKLPTNLQGKWASGTGNPWGSDYHSNINIQMNYWSAEMSNLDVTKSLFDYFETNWVPRGSETAHLIYNISRGWVVHNEVKIFGHTGMKLGDAMWANYPEANVWMMMHVWDHFDYTNDVAWWKTQGWPLIKGAASFHLDRLIPDLHFNDSTLVVNPCNSPEQPPITLGCAHAQQLVWEMLNAVEKGFEASGDQDTAFLNEVRFKRARMDKGIRIGSWGQLQEWKVDKDMMNDTHRHISHLIGLYPGYAITSYDEAEQGGVKVNQNDVTYTKEQVIDAARTSLIHRGDGRGPDADSGWEKTLRAAAWAQLQDPVRFYHELTFSLSENFGPNLFSLYNPFDPDPIFQIDANLGFPGAVLNGILQAPDVSSLGKVLKVFILPALPKQWGKGELRGARVRGGITVNISWSDGKPTKVDLEVSKSPISTSRPVQIVYNGKIVGSFTSTPGFKLTVIRF from the exons ATGGCAGGGGGACTACCCTCCCTGCTCGACTCTTTCTCAAGTGCAAGGGATCTCTCGGCACTTGTTCATCTCTTCTGGTTCAAGACCATGCATTTTCTGCTGGAAGCAGCGGTCACGTTCGGAATACTCATGAGATCAACCTCCTGGGCGGCACCTCCTGGATTTCCACCATCCGGGAATGGACTGTGGTACAGAACACCATCAGCAAATTGGTCCAAGACGTATCTTCCTGTAGGTAACGGCTACCTGGCAG CCATGTCTTCGGGCGGTACGTCAGTGGAACTGACGCAATTAAACATCGAATCTCTATGGACCGGTGGACCCTTTTTTGATCCT TCTTACAACGGAGGTAACAAACAACCCGGTGAAGCTCCCGAGACTGCAGATGCTCTGAAACGATACCAACATTCCATCTTTTCCAGCTCTATTGGAGAAACGAACG ACGTATCTTCCTTGATGACAGACGCAGGAGCATATG GCTCATATGCTGGCGCTGGTTACCTAGTCTCTACCGTACAATCAACCGGAGAGCAAACCGATTTTTTCCGATGGCTAGATCTCGACGAAGGAGTCGCGCGCGCTACGTGGACGGAGTCTGGTACAACCTTCATACG CGAAACATTCTGTTCACATCCCAAGCAAGCATGTGTGCAGCACATCGCAACTACTAGGCGTTCTACTTTACCGAATATCACTCATTCGTTCTCTTCTCGTCTCCAACCTGACCTTCCTACTTTTAATGTGACTTGCATGGATTCCGCCACTCTGATGGTTCGTGGTCGCATAGGAGGTTCGTTTGGAATGCAATATGAGCTACTTGGGCGGGTTCATTCCTCTGGCGGCTCCATCAATTGCtccccttcttcctcccTGGATAGCCCTTCGTTCCCGAAtgccaccatcatcatctctGGGGCTTCTGAGGCGTGGATAACTTGGGTCGGGGGAACGGAGTTTTCGCAAGATGCTGGCAACGTGGGGCATTCATTTTCCTTTCGTGGACCAGACCCACACGACGACCTCGTTGGTCTCCTACCGGTGGCCACTTTAATTTACGGACAGGTATTTTCTGAACACGTTCAAGATTTCAAAGCGGTTCTTTGGGATAAATTCTCCCTCTCTCTGGGCCAAACCCCTCAGTTGGAAATCCCCACAGACCAGATCAGGGCAGCATACACTTTAGATGAGGGAAATCCATATCTAGAGTGGCTAACTTTCAACTATGGGAGGTATATGCTCGCGAGTAGTGCTCGAGGCAAGTTGCCGACAAATTTGCAGGGGAAATGGGCCTCTGGAACAGGAAATCCATGGGGATCTGACTACC ATTCCAACATCAATATTCAAATGAACTACTGGAGTGCGGAGATGAGCAATCTTGACGTTACCAAGTCGTTGTTTGACTATTTTGAG ACAAATTGGGTTCCTAGAGGCTCAGAAACAGCACACCTGATATATAATATTTCCCGGGGATGGGTCGTGCATAATGAGGTGAAG ATTTTCGGGCACACTGGTATGAAGCTCGGCGATGCGATGTGGGCAAACTACCCCG AGGCCAACGTTTGGATG ATGATGCATGTCTGGGACCACTTTGACTATACTAACGACGTGGCCTGGTGGAAAACACAGGGATGGCCTTTGATCAAA GGCGCCGCAAGCTTCCATCTGGACCGATTGATTCCTGATTTGCATTTCAATGATTCCACTCTGGTCGTCAATCCCTGCAACTCCCCCGAACAACCTCCCATCACACTTG GATGCGCGCATGCTCAACAGTTGGTTTGGGAGATGTTGAATGCGGTTGAGAAAGGATTTGAAGCTTCGGGAGATCAGGATACTGCCTTTCTGAACG AGGTGCGCTTCAAGCGGGCACGGATGGACAAGGGAATCCGGATCGGTTCATGGGGTCAGCTTCAAG AATGGAAAGTAGATAAAGACATGATGAACGATACCCACCGTCATATTTCCCATCTCATTGGCCTTTATCCCGGTTACGCCATCACCTCTTACGACGAAGCGGAACAGGGCGGTGTGAAGGTCAATCAAAACGACGTTACTTACACCAAGGAACAAGTGATCGATGCAGCTCGGACGAGTCTCATACATCGAGGAGACGGGAGAGGCCCAGATGCAGATTCGGGATGGGAGAAAACTCTCAGGGCTGCTGCTTGGGCACAACTACAAGATCCCGTTCGATTCTACCATGAATTGACT TTTTCATTATCCGAGAATTTCGGTCCGAACTTGTTCAGCCTGTATAACCCATTCGACCCCGATCCCATCTTCCAGATCGATGCTAACCTAGGATTCCCAGGTGCTGTGTTG AATGGCATACTACAAGCCCCGGACGTGAGCTCCTTAGGCAAGGTCCTAAAGGTTTTCATCTTGCCTGCTCTCCCTAAGCAATGGGGTAAAGGAGAGCTCCGGGGTGCGCGTGTGCGTGGTGGGATCACCGTAAATATCTCTTGGTCAGACGGTAAACCAACCAAGGTGGATTTGGAAGTGAGCAAATCACCCATCTCCACCTCACGACCTGTCCAGATCGTGTACAATGGGAAAATAGTCGGCTCTTTTACCTCTACCCCTGGCTTCAAACTTACAGTTATTCGCTTTTAA
- a CDS encoding uncharacterized protein (CAZy:GH95) translates to MAGGLPSLLDSFSSARDLSALVHLFWFKTMHFLLEAAVTFGILMRSTSWAAPPGFPPSGNGLWYRTPSANWSKTYLPVGNGYLAAMSSGGTSVELTQLNIESLWTGGPFFDPSYNGGNKQPGEAPETADALKRYQHSIFSSSIGETNDVSSLMTDAGAYGSYAGAGYLVSTVQSTGEQTDFFRWLDLDEGVARATWTESGTTFIRETFCSHPKQACVQHIATTRRSTLPNITHSFSSRLQPDLPTFNVTCMDSATLMVRGRIGGSFGMQYELLGRVHSSGGSINCSPSSSLDSPSFPNATIIISGASEAWITWVGGTEFSQDAGNVGHSFSFRGPDPHDDLVGLLPVATLIYGQVFSEHVQDFKAVLWDKFSLSLGQTPQLEIPTDQIRAAYTLDEGNPYLEWLTFNYGRYMLASSARGKLPTNLQGKWASGTGNPWGSDYHSNINIQMNYWSAEMSNLDVTKSLFDYFETNWVPRGSETAHLIYNISRGWVVHNEMNIFGHTGMKLGDAMWANYPEANVWMMMHVWDHFDYTNDVAWWKTQGWPLIKGAASFHLDRLIPDLHFNDSTLVVNPCNSPEQPPITLGCAHAQQLVWEMLNAVEKGFEASGDQDTAFLNEVRFKRARMDKGIRIGSWGQLQEWKVDKDMMNDTHRHISHLIGLYPGYAITSYDEAEQGGVKVNQNDVTYTKEQVIDAARTSLIHRGDGRGPDADSGWEKTLRAAAWAQLQDPVRFYHELTFSLSENFGPNLFSLYNPFDPDPIFQIDANLGFPGAVLVCF, encoded by the exons ATGGCAGGGGGACTACCCTCCCTGCTCGACTCTTTCTCAAGTGCAAGGGATCTCTCGGCACTTGTTCATCTCTTCTGGTTCAAGACCATGCATTTTCTGCTGGAAGCAGCGGTCACGTTCGGAATACTCATGAGATCAACCTCCTGGGCGGCACCTCCTGGATTTCCACCATCCGGGAATGGACTGTGGTACAGAACACCATCAGCAAATTGGTCCAAGACGTATCTTCCTGTAGGTAACGGCTACCTGGCAG CCATGTCTTCGGGCGGTACGTCAGTGGAACTGACGCAATTAAACATCGAATCTCTATGGACCGGTGGACCCTTTTTTGATCCT TCTTACAACGGAGGTAACAAACAACCCGGTGAAGCTCCCGAGACTGCAGATGCTCTGAAACGATACCAACATTCCATCTTTTCCAGCTCTATTGGAGAAACGAACG ACGTATCTTCCTTGATGACAGACGCAGGAGCATATG GCTCATATGCTGGCGCTGGTTACCTAGTCTCTACCGTACAATCAACCGGAGAGCAAACCGATTTTTTCCGATGGCTAGATCTCGACGAAGGAGTCGCGCGCGCTACGTGGACGGAGTCTGGTACAACCTTCATACG CGAAACATTCTGTTCACATCCCAAGCAAGCATGTGTGCAGCACATCGCAACTACTAGGCGTTCTACTTTACCGAATATCACTCATTCGTTCTCTTCTCGTCTCCAACCTGACCTTCCTACTTTTAATGTGACTTGCATGGATTCCGCCACTCTGATGGTTCGTGGTCGCATAGGAGGTTCGTTTGGAATGCAATATGAGCTACTTGGGCGGGTTCATTCCTCTGGCGGCTCCATCAATTGCtccccttcttcctcccTGGATAGCCCTTCGTTCCCGAAtgccaccatcatcatctctGGGGCTTCTGAGGCGTGGATAACTTGGGTCGGGGGAACGGAGTTTTCGCAAGATGCTGGCAACGTGGGGCATTCATTTTCCTTTCGTGGACCAGACCCACACGACGACCTCGTTGGTCTCCTACCGGTGGCCACTTTAATTTACGGACAGGTATTTTCTGAACACGTTCAAGATTTCAAAGCGGTTCTTTGGGATAAATTCTCCCTCTCTCTGGGCCAAACCCCTCAGTTGGAAATCCCCACAGACCAGATCAGGGCAGCATACACTTTAGATGAGGGAAATCCATATCTAGAGTGGCTAACTTTCAACTATGGGAGGTATATGCTCGCGAGTAGTGCTCGAGGCAAGTTGCCGACAAATTTGCAGGGGAAATGGGCCTCTGGAACAGGAAATCCATGGGGATCTGACTACC ATTCCAACATCAATATTCAAATGAACTACTGGAGTGCGGAGATGAGCAATCTTGACGTTACCAAGTCGTTGTTTGACTATTTTGAG ACAAATTGGGTTCCTAGAGGCTCAGAAACAGCACACCTGATATATAATATTTCCCGGGGATGGGTCGTGCATAATGAG ATGAAT ATTTTCGGGCACACTGGTATGAAGCTCGGCGATGCGATGTGGGCAAACTACCCCG AGGCCAACGTTTGGATG ATGATGCATGTCTGGGACCACTTTGACTATACTAACGACGTGGCCTGGTGGAAAACACAGGGATGGCCTTTGATCAAA GGCGCCGCAAGCTTCCATCTGGACCGATTGATTCCTGATTTGCATTTCAATGATTCCACTCTGGTCGTCAATCCCTGCAACTCCCCCGAACAACCTCCCATCACACTTG GATGCGCGCATGCTCAACAGTTGGTTTGGGAGATGTTGAATGCGGTTGAGAAAGGATTTGAAGCTTCGGGAGATCAGGATACTGCCTTTCTGAACG AGGTGCGCTTCAAGCGGGCACGGATGGACAAGGGAATCCGGATCGGTTCATGGGGTCAGCTTCAAG AATGGAAAGTAGATAAAGACATGATGAACGATACCCACCGTCATATTTCCCATCTCATTGGCCTTTATCCCGGTTACGCCATCACCTCTTACGACGAAGCGGAACAGGGCGGTGTGAAGGTCAATCAAAACGACGTTACTTACACCAAGGAACAAGTGATCGATGCAGCTCGGACGAGTCTCATACATCGAGGAGACGGGAGAGGCCCAGATGCAGATTCGGGATGGGAGAAAACTCTCAGGGCTGCTGCTTGGGCACAACTACAAGATCCCGTTCGATTCTACCATGAATTGACT TTTTCATTATCCGAGAATTTCGGTCCGAACTTGTTCAGCCTGTATAACCCATTCGACCCCGATCCCATCTTCCAGATCGATGCTAACCTAGGATTCCCAGGTGCTGTGTTGGTCTGTTTCTAG